Proteins encoded together in one Eubalaena glacialis isolate mEubGla1 chromosome 7, mEubGla1.1.hap2.+ XY, whole genome shotgun sequence window:
- the LOC133095732 gene encoding acireductone dioxygenase-like has product MVQAWYTDKSGDDPQWPHRGEPGRPVALEQLCGLGVLYWKLDADKYENDPELEKIRKERSYSWMDIITICQDKLPNYEEKIKMFYEEYLHLDDEIRYILDGSGYFDVRDKEDSYNQDFEF; this is encoded by the coding sequence ATGGTGCAGGCCTGGTACACGGACAAGTCGGGTGACGACCCGCAGTGGCCCCACCGCGGGGAGCCCGGGCGCCCGGTCGCCCTGGAGCAGCTGTGCGGGCTCGGGGTCCTTTACTGGAAGCTGGATGCTGACAAATATGAGAATGATCCAGAATTAGAAAAGATCCGAAAAGAGAGAAGCTACTCCTGGATGGACATAATAACCATATGCCAGGACAAACTACCAAATTACGAAGAAAAGATTAAGATGTTTTATGAGGAGTATTTACACCTGGATGACGAGATTCGCTACATCCTGGATGGCAGTGGGTACTTCGATGTGAGGGATAAAGAGGACAGTTACAATCAAGACTTTGAATTTTAA